One Oncorhynchus kisutch isolate 150728-3 linkage group LG13, Okis_V2, whole genome shotgun sequence DNA window includes the following coding sequences:
- the LOC109902950 gene encoding thrombospondin-4, whose product MLRILVLVISLSVSSDLVAGQRGDFDTIQLPGEFNTSSRFLLEHHNRPHIARLSQHPIHLGHLFLGKAQAPGPIQEIVFLKNTVIKCKACGMQGPPRTSCDPNPCHMGVTCIETAGGIKCGPCPEGMEVNGTHCTHVDECVVKPCHMGVRCINTSPGFRCGPCPTGYTGPRVQGIGLSYATNNKQGSFKCGSCKAGYVGDQRKGCKPERECGNGQLNPCHASGECIVQRDGKIECQCGVGWAGNGYFCSSDIDIDGFPDEKLECTERNCAKDNCLTVPNSGQEDVDKDGKGDACDEDADGDGILNTQDNCVLVPNVNQRNVDEDDFGDACDNCRMIKNNDQKDTDVDRLGDECDEDIDGDRIPNNLDNCKRVPNANQKDRDGDKVGDACDSCPYVQNHDQLDMDNDLIGDPCDTNKDSDGDGHQDSQDNCPAVINSSQLDTDKDGLGDECDDDDDDDGIPDLLPPGPDNCRLIPNPLQEDSDGDGVGNVCENDFDNDTIIDSIDVCPENAEVTLTDFRAYQTVVLDPEGDAQIDPNWVVLDQGREIVQTMNSDPGLAVGYTAFNGVDFEGTFHVNTVTDDDYAGFIFGYQDSSSFYVVMWKQVEQIYWQANPFRAVAEPGIQLKAVKSNTGPGENLRNSLWHTGDTSDQVKLLWKDVRNVGWKDKTSYRWFLQHRPQDGYIRVRFFEGPQIVADTGIIIDTTMRGGRLGVFCFSQENIIWANLRYRCNDTTLEDFDSYQVQPVQLQF is encoded by the exons ATGCTGCGGATTCTGGTGTTGGTGATTTCGCTGAGTGTGAGCAGTGACCTAGTAGCTGGTCAGAGAG GAGACTTTGACACAATACAGCTCCCTGGGGAGTTTAATACATCTAGTAGGTTCCTGTTGGAGCACCACAACAGGCCCCACATTGCCAGGCTATCCCAGCATCCTATTCATCTGGGACACCTCTTCCTTGGAAAGGCCCAGGCCCCAGGGCCT ATCCAAGAGATTGTTTTCCTGAAGAACACAGTGATAAAGTGTAAAGCCTGTG GCATGCAAGGTCCCCCTCGCACCTCCTGTGACCCTAACCCCTGCCACATGGGAGTAACGTGCATTGAGACCGCCGGGGGCATCAAGTGTGGCCCCTGCCCTGAGGGCATGGAGGTTAATGGTACCCACTGCAcacatgtggatgag tgtgtcgtGAAGCCCTGCCACATGGGTGTGCGCTGCATCAACACCTCTCCAGGGTTCCGCTGTGGCCCCTGTCCCACTGGCTACACCGGCCCCAGGGTGCAGGGAATAGGCCTCTCCTACGCCACTAACAACAAACAG GGCTCGTTTAAGTGTGGCTCCTGTAAGGCAGGCTATGTGGGGGATCAGCGCAAGGGCTGTAAGCCTGAGAGAGAGTGTGGTAATGGCCAGCTCAACCCCTGCCATGCCAGCGGAGAGTGCATTGTCCAACGAGATGGGAAAATAGAGTGTCAG TgtggggtgggatgggctggcAATGGCTACTTCTGCAGCTCTGACATTGACATTGATGGCTTCCCTGATGAGAAACTGGAATGCACCGAGAGGAACTGTGCCAAG GATAACTGTCTAACAGTACCCAACTCTGGCCAAGAGGATGTAGACAAGGATGGCAAAGGAGATGCCTGTGATGAAGATGCAGATGGCGATGGAATCCTAAATACACAG GACAACTGTGTGCTGGTACCAAATGTCAACCAAAGAAATGTGGACGAAGACGACTTTGGAGACGCCTGTGACAACTGCCGTATGATCAAAAACAACGACCAGAAAGACACTGATGTTGATAGACTGGGTGACGAATGTGACGAAGACATTGATGGCGACA GAATCCCCAATAATCTGGACAACTGCAAAAGGGTTCCCAATGCTAACCAGAAGGATCGAGATGGGGACAAAGTCGGAGATGCTTGCGACAGTTGCCCCTATGTTCAAAACCATGACCAG TTAGATATGGACAACGATTTGATCGGAGACCCTTGTGACACCAATAAGGACAG TGATGGTGACGGTCACCAGGACTCTCAGGACAACTGCCCTGCAGTCATCAACAGCTCCCAGCTGGACACGGACAAGGATGGCCTGGGGGACGAGTGTgacgatgacgatgatgatgatggtattcCTGACCTTCTGCCCCCGGGACCGGACAACTGTCGCCTCATTCCCAACCCTCTGCAGGAGGACTCTGACG GTGATGGTGTTGGGAATGTGTGTGAGAACGACTTTGACAATGACACCATCATCGACAGCATCGATGTGTGCCCGGAGAACGCCGAGGTCACTCTCACAGACTTCAGGGCCTACCAGACAGTGGTGCTGGACCCAGAGGGAGACGCACAGATAGACCCTAACTGGGTGGTGCTCGATCAG GGAAGAGAGATCGTCCAAACTATGAACAGTGACCCTGGACTGGCTGTTG GTTACACAGCTTTCAACGGTGTTGACTTCGAAGGGACTTTCCATGTGAATACTGTAACGGACGACGACTATGCAGGGTTCATCTTTGGCTACCAGGACTCTTCCTCCTTCTACGTGGTGATGTGGAAACAGGTTGAGCAAATCTATTGGCAGGCCAATCCATTCAGAGCTGTGGCAGAACCAGGGATCCAACTGAAG GCTGTGAAGTCCAACACGGGACCAGGGGAGAATCTACGCAATTCCCTGTGGCACACTGGCGACACCAGTGACCAGGTGAAGCTGCTGTGGAAAGACGTCCGCAACGTGGGCTGGAAGGACAAGACTTCATACCGCTGGTTCTTGCAACACAGGCCCCAAGATGGCTACATCAG AGTGCGTTTCTTTGAGGGTCCTCAGATAGTGGCAGACACAGGTATCATCATAGACACCACCATGAGAGGAGGCAGACTGGGTGTCTTCTGCTTCTCCCAGGAGAACATAATCTGGGCTAACCTACGCTATCGCTGCAATG aTACAACCCTCGAGGACTTTGACTCATACCAAGTCCAACCCGTTCAGCTACAGTTCTAA